One segment of Capnocytophaga sp. oral taxon 878 DNA contains the following:
- a CDS encoding histone deacetylase, whose amino-acid sequence MYIAYHPLYNHPVPENHRFPMEKYALLPQQLLYEGIATASNFHTPKKATQATAALVHTQPYLHNFLHLTLSHKEALPIGFVQCQQLVDRELTLVQGTVEGALWALRTGEVAFNIAGGTHHAFSNRGEGFCMLNDQAIAAAYLLHHTAVKKVLIVDLDVHQGNGTAEIFRNTPEVFTFSMHAQTNYPFEKEQSDKDIALPNGTDDKTYLDILRNVLPQLIEAHQPDFVFYQAGVDVLATDKLGKLSLTVEGCAERDRLVFETCYRYNLPVQCSMGGGYSPLLTSILRAHTQTFAIASGIYE is encoded by the coding sequence ATGTACATTGCCTATCATCCATTATACAATCATCCAGTACCCGAAAACCATCGCTTCCCTATGGAAAAGTATGCCCTCTTGCCTCAGCAACTCCTCTATGAAGGCATTGCAACCGCCTCCAACTTTCATACCCCAAAAAAAGCTACCCAAGCTACAGCGGCTTTGGTGCATACGCAACCTTACTTACACAATTTCTTACACTTAACACTTTCACATAAAGAAGCACTACCCATTGGCTTTGTACAATGTCAGCAGTTAGTAGATCGCGAACTTACCTTAGTACAAGGTACTGTAGAAGGGGCTTTGTGGGCATTGCGTACGGGAGAAGTCGCCTTTAATATAGCAGGAGGTACACATCACGCTTTTTCAAACCGCGGCGAGGGCTTTTGTATGCTTAACGATCAAGCTATTGCTGCCGCTTATTTGCTACACCACACAGCAGTAAAAAAGGTGCTTATTGTAGATTTAGATGTACACCAAGGCAATGGTACTGCCGAAATTTTTAGAAATACCCCCGAAGTTTTCACCTTTTCAATGCACGCACAAACTAATTACCCTTTTGAGAAGGAACAATCGGATAAAGATATAGCCCTACCCAATGGCACAGATGATAAAACCTATTTAGATATATTGCGCAACGTTTTACCACAGCTAATAGAAGCCCATCAACCTGATTTTGTGTTTTATCAAGCAGGAGTAGATGTGCTGGCAACCGATAAGTTAGGTAAGTTATCCCTTACGGTAGAAGGTTGCGCCGAACGCGATCGCCTTGTTTTTGAAACGTGTTATCGGTATAACCTGCCTGTACAATGTTCTATGGGAGGAGGTTATTCGCCGCTACTCACCTCTATTTTACGAGCTCATACCCAAACCTTTGCCATAGCAAGTGGTATTTATGAGTGA
- a CDS encoding WG repeat-containing protein has translation MKHIVLFSLFLSLTFLGCQSPTTDKKTNGVPPISSESWKANYDWVEPIYGNSAVKVRKNHKFGLADHNGKVLIPVEYEDIESDMPLYEDTENKVSYLGSSWLWAKKDGKYGYLDEYGAVAIPFIYDGAKIFSGSMAAVKKGDKWGFININAEEELPFIYDEAEVFYQGKWLSPTLCLVKKGGKWGYINTKGTVIIPFAYDELDDFGTDDYCAAKKNGKWGYIDKNNKVIIPFIYDEVEDSDLKYIRVVKEGKEGVIDFNRKTVIPIDFYVINLLGDDAMRIFPTKETTIDTCFLLDSLGNCIEGCKYIPEYYKTHKLFYP, from the coding sequence ATGAAACATATAGTCTTGTTTTCCTTATTTTTATCTCTAACTTTTCTCGGATGTCAGTCCCCCACAACTGATAAGAAAACCAATGGTGTACCACCAATATCCTCTGAAAGTTGGAAAGCTAATTATGATTGGGTAGAACCCATCTACGGAAATAGCGCTGTAAAAGTAAGAAAAAACCATAAATTTGGCTTGGCAGACCACAATGGCAAAGTGCTTATTCCCGTTGAATATGAAGATATAGAAAGTGACATGCCCCTTTATGAAGATACAGAAAATAAGGTGTCATACCTTGGTTCCAGCTGGCTTTGGGCTAAAAAAGACGGTAAATACGGCTATTTAGACGAATACGGAGCTGTTGCTATTCCTTTTATCTACGATGGCGCCAAAATATTCTCAGGCTCAATGGCAGCCGTGAAAAAAGGTGATAAGTGGGGATTTATCAACATAAATGCAGAAGAAGAACTTCCCTTTATCTATGATGAAGCCGAAGTTTTTTATCAAGGAAAATGGCTTTCTCCAACTTTGTGTTTGGTAAAGAAAGGCGGCAAATGGGGCTATATCAACACCAAAGGTACCGTAATAATTCCCTTTGCGTATGATGAATTAGATGATTTTGGTACCGACGACTATTGTGCCGCAAAGAAAAATGGTAAATGGGGCTATATCGATAAAAATAACAAAGTTATCATACCTTTTATCTATGATGAAGTGGAAGATTCCGACCTTAAATACATCCGTGTAGTAAAAGAAGGTAAAGAGGGCGTTATCGACTTCAACAGAAAAACCGTTATCCCTATTGATTTTTACGTCATCAACCTATTAGGAGATGATGCAATGCGTATTTTTCCTACCAAAGAAACCACTATCGATACCTGCTTCCTGTTAGATTCCTTAGGCAATTGCATAGAAGGCTGTAAATACATCCCCGAATACTACAAAACGCACAAATTATTTTATCCTTAA
- a CDS encoding YggS family pyridoxal phosphate-dependent enzyme: MENILENIAHIKERIAVACQRVGRNPEEVKLLLATKTVTPERIKIALEAGNTLIAENKVQELKEKYEALKDTPHTNHFIGHLQTNKIKEILRYEVSCVESVDRWDLAQKLHNRLTSEGKELDIFIQVNTSNEESKFGADPSEVLELVKQVATLSTLHIKGLMTIGLFSAETEKVRACFQLLKRIQQDIIALNLPNVYPQELSMGMSGDLETAIEEGATIVRVGTDIFGKRIYPDSYYWNEKR; the protein is encoded by the coding sequence ATGGAAAATATTTTAGAGAACATAGCGCATATTAAGGAACGCATCGCAGTTGCCTGTCAGCGCGTAGGTCGCAATCCCGAAGAGGTAAAACTCCTCTTAGCCACCAAAACTGTAACTCCCGAACGCATCAAAATAGCCCTTGAGGCAGGAAATACCCTCATTGCCGAAAATAAAGTACAAGAACTCAAAGAAAAGTATGAGGCTTTAAAGGATACTCCTCACACCAACCACTTTATAGGCCACTTGCAAACCAATAAAATTAAAGAAATATTACGCTATGAAGTAAGCTGTGTTGAGTCTGTCGATAGGTGGGATTTAGCCCAAAAACTCCACAATCGCCTCACTAGTGAGGGCAAAGAACTCGATATCTTTATCCAAGTAAACACCTCTAATGAGGAAAGTAAATTTGGTGCCGACCCTTCCGAAGTGCTTGAGCTTGTAAAGCAAGTGGCAACCCTGTCTACCCTCCATATCAAAGGACTGATGACTATCGGACTCTTTAGTGCTGAAACCGAAAAGGTACGTGCCTGCTTTCAGCTCCTCAAACGCATCCAGCAGGATATTATTGCCCTTAACCTACCTAATGTATACCCCCAAGAGCTTTCAATGGGAATGAGTGGCGATCTTGAAACTGCTATCGAGGAAGGTGCTACTATAGTGCGTGTAGGCACCGATATATTTGGAAAACGCATCTACCCCGATAGTTATTATTGGAATGAGAAGAGATAG
- a CDS encoding Fic family protein, with protein sequence MQVRDLLKVLEGVLYREEIQDKLNLKNRDYFRKNYLVPAIEQGLVALTLPDKLTSKHQKYYLTEKGKEILASLNKEN encoded by the coding sequence ATGCAAGTAAGAGATTTATTAAAAGTATTAGAAGGGGTACTTTATAGAGAAGAAATACAAGATAAATTAAACTTAAAAAATAGAGATTATTTCAGAAAAAATTATCTTGTCCCTGCTATAGAGCAAGGCTTGGTTGCCCTTACACTTCCTGATAAACTCACTAGTAAGCACCAAAAATACTACCTTACTGAAAAAGGAAAAGAGATATTAGCTTCTTTAAACAAAGAAAACTAA